From Halichondria panicea chromosome 12, odHalPani1.1, whole genome shotgun sequence, a single genomic window includes:
- the LOC135344732 gene encoding leishmanolysin-like peptidase codes for MDWLSLMCACIALCVMESSVTSATSCIHQPSQIIANVVQNTNSSDGREKRETHEPLRTHFHYDNSINTMLDSTQRGRLQNVVIPGLDNFFKSALSVIRATSPILLERGCVDQQYFLPVGNPRECVSQCLNPPMCGLTQIPEEHLKRCVECNDDDNSCDTRPGTVDGAGVPNTDLIIYVSAVCTETEVEGGLLAFASCCELENELDRPIAGYINFCPSPFADLTDDGAIALGIHEVMHAIGFSSSLFQWFRDENGNPRTARDQDGFPPSVPSTNTVRTETYTDWSTRDSLVNHEVTLLVTPNAVEQARLHYNCSNIIGVELENQGGGGTAGSHWEQRIMGNEGMTGVTLFTCPFSRITLGLFQDTGWYVPNYEVADAFAWGLNSGCTIPHGSCREYITQQQERL; via the exons ATGGACTGGCTGTCACTAATGTGTGCCTGCATTGCTCTCTGCGTGATGGAATCCTCGGTAACATCTGCAACCTCATGTATTCATCAACCATCTCAG ATAATAGCCAATGTTGTCCAAAACACAAACAGCAGTGACGGTCGGGAAAAAAGAGAAACACATGAGCCACTCAGGACTCACTTCCACTATGATAACAGTATCAATACAAT GTTGGACTCGACTCAACGAGGACGTCTACAG AATGTCGTGATTCCTGGTTTGGATAATTTCTTTAAATCTGCTCTCTCTGTTATCAGAGCCACCAGTCCCATTCTGCTTGAGCG AGGTTGTGTTGATCAGCAATATTTCTTGCCTGTTGGTAACCCACGAGAGTGTGTCTCACAGTGTTTAAACCCACCAATGTGTGGTCTGACACAAATCCCAGAGGAGCACCTGAAG AGGTGTGTTGAGTgcaatgatgatgataacTCCTGTGACACCAGGCCTGGTACTGTGGATGGTGCGGGTGTGCCCAACACTGACCTTATCATttatgtgtctgctgtctgTACTGAAACTGAGGTTGAGGGAGGACTGCTGGCATTCGCTAGCTGCTGTGAACTTGAGAATGAGTTGGATAG ACCCATTGCTGGTTACATCAACTTCTGTCCTTCTCCGTTCGCTGATCTCACTGATGACGGAGCCATTGCGCTGGGGATTCATGAAGTTATGCATGCAATA GGATTTAGTTCTAGTCTGTTTCAATGGTTTCGTGATGAAAATGGCAATCCCAGGACTGCAAGAGACCAGGATGGTTTTCCTCCAAG TGTCCCAAGTACCAACACAGTACGGACAGAGACGTACACCGACTGGTCCACCAGAGATAGCCTCGTCAATCATGAAGTGACACTCTTGGTCACTCCTAATGCTGTG GAGCAAGCTCGACTGCACTACAACTGTTCTAACATCATTGGTGTTGAGTTAGAGAACCAGGGCGGAGGAGGAACAGCTGGTTCTCACTGGGAGCAGAGGATTATGGGG AATGAAGGAATGACAGGGGTCACACTGTTCACCTGTCCTTTCTCAAGGATCACTCTTGGGCTCTTTCAGGATACTGG GTGGTATGTTCCCAATTACGAGGTGGCTGATGCCTTTGCTTGGGGTCTCAACTCTGGCTGTACAATTCCTCACGGCAGCTGTAGGGAGTATATTACTCAGCAGCAAGAAAG attataa